A single window of Pyrus communis chromosome 10, drPyrComm1.1, whole genome shotgun sequence DNA harbors:
- the LOC137747107 gene encoding NEDD8-conjugating enzyme Ubc12, producing the protein MIRLFKVKEKQRELAENANGASPVKKQSAGELRLHRDISELNLAKTCSISFPNGKDDLMNFEVTIRPDEGYYSGGTFSFTFQVAPIYPHEAPKVKCKTKVYHPNIDLEGNVCLNILREDWKPVLNINTVIYGLYHLFTEPNYEDPLNHDAAAVLRDNPKMFESNVKRAMAGGYVGQTIFPRCM; encoded by the exons ATGATTAGGCTATTCAAAGTAAAGGAGAAGCAAAGAGAACTCGCTGAAAATGCGAATGGAGCGTCACCTGTGAAGAAGCAATCTGCTGGGGAATTGCGTCTTCATAGAG ATATATCTGAGCTGAATCTTGCAAAAACTTGTAGCATTTCATTTCCTAATGGCAAGGATGACCTGATGAACTTTGAGGTTACAATTCGTCCAGATGAAGGATATTACTC AGGAGGTACGTTTTCGTTTACTTTCCAAGTGGCGCCTATCTATCCACATGAGGCACCAAAAGTCAAGTGTAAGACCAAG GTCTACCATCCTAATATTGACTTGGAAGGTAATGTCTGCCTCAACATCCTACGAGAAGATTGGAAACCTGTCCTCAACATAAACACTGTCATTTATGGATTGTATCATCTTTTCACG GAACCAAACTACGAAGATCCACTAAATCATGATGCAGCAGCGGTGTTGAGAGACAACCCGAAGATGTTTGAGTCTAATGTAAAACGTGCTATGGCTGGTGGTTATGTGGGGCAAACGATTTTCCCCCGGTGCATGTAG
- the LOC137747215 gene encoding geranylgeranyl pyrophosphate synthase, chloroplastic-like, with amino-acid sequence MSCMNLSSWVQFQTCSMLNQAGRSRSSQSFHLLHPLKTTIPISSAAPHHRRPTSPFAVSAVLTKQETLTEEFDEESPKPTFNFKSYMLQRAESVNQALDAAVSLRDPITIHEAMRYSLLAGGKRVRPVLCLAACELVGGSESMAMPAACAVEMIHTMSLIHDDLPCMDNDDLRRGKPTNHKVFGEDVAVLAGDSLLAFAFEHISLSTVGVSPARIIRAVGELAKSIGSEGLVAGQVVDINSEGLSDVGLEQLEYIHLHKTAALLECAVVLGSILGGGSDSEIEKLRTFARYIGLLFQVVDDILDVTKSSQELGKTAGKDLVADKVTYPKLLGIEKSREFAEKLNKDAKEQLAGFDPEKAAPLIALANYIAYRQN; translated from the coding sequence atgagctgCATGAATCTGAGCTCATGGGTCCAATTCCAGACCTGCTCAATGTTGAATCAAGCAGGCAGATCCAGATCCTCCCAATCCTTCCACCTCCTCCACCCCCTCAAAACCACCATACCCATATCCTCCGCCGCCCCACACCACCGTCGACCCACCTCCCCTTTCGCTGTATCCGCCGTCCTCACCAAGCAAGAGACCCTCACAGAGGAATTCGACGAAGAGTCCCCGAAACCCACCTTCAATTTTAAGTCCTACATGCTCCAGAGGGCGGAATCCGTCAACCAGGCCTTGGACGCCGCCGTCTCCCTCCGTGACCCGATTACGATCCACGAGGCGATGCGGTATTCGCTTCTGGCCGGCGGCAAGCGGGTCCGACCAGTCCTCTGCCTCGCCGCGTGCGAGCTGGTTGGTGGGTCGGAATCCATGGCCATGCCGGCGGCCTGCGCCGTTGAGATGATCCATACCATGTCGCTGATCCACGACGACTTGCCATGTATGGACAACGACGACCTCCGCCGCGGAAAACCCACCAACCATAAGGTGTTCGGCGAGGACGTCGCGGTCTTGGCCGGCGACTCTCTCTTGGCCTTCGCATTCGAGCACATCTCCCTGTCTACTGTCGGCGTGTCGCCGGCCCGAATCATCAGGGCAGTCGGGGAATTGGCCAAGTCAATTGGGTCCGAAGGGCTCGTGGCCGGGCAAGTGGTGGATATAAACTCAGAGGGGttgtccgatgtgggactcgAACAGCTCGAATACATCCACCTCCACAAGACGGCGGCGCTGCTGGAGTGCGCGGTGGTTCTGGGGTCGATTCTGGGAGGTGGGTCGGATTCCGAAATCGAAAAGCTGAGGACTTTCGCTCGGTACATTGGATTGTTGTTTCAGGTCGTCGATGACATCCTCGACGTGACCAAATCTTCCCAGGAGTTGGGGAAAACGGCAGGGAAGGACTTGGTGGCGGATAAGGTGACTTATCCGAAGCTGTTGGGGATCGAGAAGTCGAGAGAGTTTGCAGAGAAACTGAACAAAGACGCCAAGGAACAGCTCGCCGGTTTCGATCCCGAAAAGGCTGCCCCCTTGATTGCTCTGGCGAACTACATTGCTTACAGGCAAAACTAA
- the LOC137748692 gene encoding UPF0496 protein At4g34320-like, giving the protein MMGGKSSKNLETTTNSQDSADLSSYEAACKLDPALQSFDVNLQQRTSRVIHSLSAGLDFRCLSLDSLKEVTDCLLDMNQEVVKVILECKKDIWKSKEMFSLVEEYFENSLQTLDFCTSLEQCLKRALNTQLIIQAAVRQFEEEVGAGADGNGCARTLKELRAFKAAGDPFTDEFFILFQAVYKNQASMFEKLQLRKRKLDKKFKSVKAWRRLSNVIFVATFVSVLVFSVVAAAIAAPPLVTALAGAFAVPIGSVGKWCNMLWNNYERGLKGQREIISSMQIGTFVTMKDLDSIRVLVDKFEIGIESLLHNADFAIREEGLAVKLVMDEIKKKLDVFVETIDNLSQHADKCSRDIRKARTVILQRIIGHPNK; this is encoded by the coding sequence ATGATGGGAGGAAAATCCAGTAAAAACCTTGAAACTACTACCAACTCCCAGGACAGCGCCGATTTGAGCTCCTATGAGGCGGCTTGTAAGCTCGATCCAGCCTTGCAATCGTTTGATGTCAATCTCCAGCAGCGCACAAGCCGTGTCATTCACTCGCTTTCAGCCGGGTTGGATTTTCGGTGCCTATCCCTTGACTCGCTCAAGGAGGTTACCGATTGCTTGCTTGACATGAACCAGGAAGTGGTCAAGGTGATTCTAGAATGCAAGAAGGATATATGGAAAAGTAAAGAAATGTTCTCTCTTGTGGAGGAATACTTTGAGAACAGTCTTCAAACGTTGGATTTTTGTACTTCCCTCGAGCAATGTCTTAAGCGTGCACTCAATACCCAGCTGATAATTCAAGCTGCAGTTAGGCAGTTTGAGGAAGAAGTAGGTGCTGGGGCAGATGGGAACGGGTGTGCAAGAACCTTAAAAGAATTGAGGGCGTTTAAGGCGGCTGGGGATCCTTTCACAGACGAGTTCTTTATACTGTTTCAGGCAGTTTACAAGAACCAGGCATCCATGTTTGAGAAACTGCAACTTCGTAAGAGAAAACTTGATAAGAAGTTCAAATCAGTGAAAGCTTGGAGGAGGCTGTCAAATGTTATTTTCGTTGCTACATTTGTCTCTGTATTGGTTTTCTCTGTAGTGGCAGCTGCCATTGCTGCACCACCACTTGTAACGGCCTTGGCAGGGGCATTCGCTGTCCCAATAGGTTCAGTTGGAAAATGGTGTAATATGCTTTGGAATAACTACGAGAGAGGACTGAAAGGGCAGAGGGAGATAATCAGCTCAATGCAGATTGGAACGTTCGTTACAATGAAGGACCTGGATAGCATCCGGGTGCTTGTTGACAAATTTGAAATTGGGATTGAGTCACTGTTGCACAATGCTGATTTTGCTATTAGAGAAGAGGGGTTGGCTGTGAAGCTAGTGATGGATGAGATCAAGAAAAAGCTTGATGTGTTTGTGGAAACCATTGATAATCTAAGCCAGCATGCTGATAAGTGTAGCAGGGATATAAGGAAGGCAAGGACAGTGATTTTGCAGAGAATAATTGGGCATCCCAACAAATGA